A stretch of the Bordetella genomosp. 8 genome encodes the following:
- a CDS encoding benzoate/H(+) symporter BenE family transporter encodes MQETQVQTDSAPRAGALRGDLSLSAIVAGLVAVVVSFGGTAVLMVQAGHTVGLDAARIGSWLGSICLALGLGGVWLSMRTRLPIVLAWSTPGAALLITALAGVPFAEAVGAFVVAAALALVCGLLGWVDPIARRIPPQIASAMLAGVLLNFGIGVFGAMGRQAALVLPMALVYLIFKRCAPRYAILAVLATGLAAAAAQGLLSFGGAEWHMTEFVWTTPVFTGRAVISLAVPLFVVGMASQNLPGLAVLQAAGYRDVPASRVIAVSGAVGLVAAPFGAHSVTLAAIIAAICAGREAHPDPARRYVAAVAYGVAYVVLSVAAGAVAVFFQALPPTLIAALAGLALLAPIMGGMAAAMRDEPGREAALITLLATASGMTFWGVGSAFWGLAAGLVAHAFMSGMRKG; translated from the coding sequence ATGCAGGAAACGCAGGTACAAACCGACTCAGCCCCTCGCGCCGGCGCGCTGCGCGGCGATCTTTCCCTTTCCGCCATCGTCGCCGGCCTGGTCGCCGTCGTCGTCAGTTTCGGCGGCACCGCCGTGCTGATGGTGCAGGCCGGCCACACCGTCGGCCTGGACGCCGCGCGCATCGGATCCTGGCTGGGATCGATCTGCCTGGCCCTGGGCCTGGGCGGCGTGTGGCTAAGCATGCGCACGCGCCTGCCCATCGTGCTGGCATGGTCCACGCCCGGCGCGGCGCTGCTGATCACCGCGCTGGCCGGCGTGCCATTTGCCGAAGCCGTCGGCGCCTTCGTCGTGGCCGCCGCCCTGGCCCTCGTGTGCGGCCTGCTCGGCTGGGTCGATCCGATCGCGCGCCGTATCCCGCCGCAGATCGCTTCCGCCATGCTGGCCGGCGTGCTGCTGAATTTCGGCATCGGCGTCTTCGGCGCCATGGGCCGGCAGGCCGCGCTGGTGCTGCCGATGGCGCTGGTTTACCTGATCTTCAAACGCTGCGCGCCCCGCTACGCCATCCTGGCCGTGCTGGCGACAGGACTCGCGGCCGCCGCCGCACAAGGGCTGCTGAGTTTCGGCGGTGCGGAATGGCACATGACCGAGTTCGTCTGGACCACGCCCGTCTTCACGGGGCGCGCGGTCATCAGCCTGGCCGTGCCCTTGTTCGTGGTCGGCATGGCGTCGCAGAACCTGCCCGGGTTGGCGGTGTTGCAGGCCGCGGGCTACCGCGACGTCCCGGCTTCGCGCGTCATTGCCGTCAGCGGTGCCGTGGGACTGGTCGCGGCGCCGTTCGGCGCGCACAGCGTAACGCTGGCGGCCATCATCGCGGCCATCTGCGCGGGGCGCGAAGCGCATCCCGATCCGGCGCGGCGCTATGTCGCCGCCGTCGCCTATGGCGTGGCCTATGTCGTATTGAGCGTGGCGGCCGGCGCGGTCGCCGTGTTTTTCCAGGCCTTGCCACCGACCTTGATCGCCGCCCTGGCGGGGCTGGCCCTGCTGGCGCCCATCATGGGTGGCATGGCGGCCGCCATGCGCGACGAGCCCGGCCGCGAAGCCGCGCTGATCACGCTGCTGGCCACCGCCTCCGGCATGACGTTCTGGGGCGTGGGGTCGGCCTTCTGGGGGCTGGCGGCCGGCCTGGTCGCGCATGCCTTCATGAGCGGCATGCGCAAAGGGTGA
- a CDS encoding CYTH and CHAD domain-containing protein: protein MSEQELKLHVPAAARANVERELRQAGAERVPLHAMYFDTPERELARARIAIRLRREGRNWVQTLKTPGANAITRVEMNHPRPGPILDLSVYAGTEVHDALAALKGELELRYETDVIRLVRKTRTRQGTVEIAYDQGVLRAGEFELPISEVEFELMSGRPAAIFATARTWLPRHGLVLDPRSKSERGDSLAQLAHTLARPGLTEDARKAAIAEFWGPRATKPIHLSPGMTPPQGLAAVASECLNQIMRNAAMLAEVDTLDVYGAGQPEHVHQLRVGIRRLRSAWRLFRGWAELPSDDAQNALREYFAAFGANRDQDVLQESIIPALVKAGMPTFPIPGSDTAPVAARDTAAGKAFQGWLLDMLEWTLDVRPAPETLETAMAGGAAPGGNAHKSLRLPGGLLAAAEDGAASAAGKDSGGGAIDAADAGAQDVDRAGGNGVYAGTPAHDPEIIHPTIIPLTPREPRDLPTLLGRRLRKWHKQVLAEGQRFAELDIPTRHDLRKRAKRLRYGLSFAESLLPANRMRDYRRRLAAVQDVLGEMNDLSVAHDLYRQWSSRHPQAWFALGWISARQEKLTGEAQRAFAKLGAAKRFWR from the coding sequence ATGTCGGAACAGGAACTGAAGCTGCACGTGCCTGCGGCGGCCCGGGCTAACGTCGAACGAGAACTCAGGCAGGCGGGCGCGGAACGCGTACCCCTGCATGCGATGTATTTCGACACCCCGGAACGCGAACTGGCGCGGGCCCGGATCGCCATCCGCCTGCGGCGCGAGGGTCGCAACTGGGTGCAGACCTTGAAAACCCCCGGGGCCAACGCGATCACGCGCGTGGAGATGAATCATCCCCGCCCCGGGCCCATCCTGGACCTGTCCGTCTATGCCGGCACCGAAGTCCATGACGCGCTGGCCGCGCTGAAGGGCGAACTGGAACTCCGCTACGAGACGGACGTCATCCGCCTGGTCCGCAAGACGCGCACGCGGCAGGGCACGGTGGAGATCGCCTACGACCAGGGCGTGCTGCGCGCGGGCGAGTTCGAGCTGCCCATCTCCGAAGTCGAATTCGAACTGATGTCGGGCCGTCCTGCCGCCATCTTCGCCACGGCGCGCACCTGGCTGCCTCGCCATGGCCTGGTACTGGATCCCCGCAGCAAGTCGGAACGCGGCGACAGCCTGGCGCAGTTGGCACATACGCTGGCTCGGCCAGGCCTGACGGAAGACGCGCGCAAGGCGGCGATCGCGGAATTCTGGGGGCCGCGCGCCACCAAGCCCATCCACCTGTCGCCGGGCATGACGCCCCCGCAGGGCCTGGCGGCGGTCGCGAGCGAATGCCTGAACCAGATCATGCGCAACGCCGCGATGCTGGCCGAAGTCGATACGCTGGACGTCTATGGCGCCGGCCAGCCGGAACACGTGCACCAGCTTCGGGTGGGCATACGCCGCCTGCGATCGGCCTGGCGCCTTTTCCGCGGCTGGGCCGAATTGCCGTCGGATGACGCGCAAAACGCCCTGCGGGAATACTTCGCGGCCTTCGGCGCCAATCGCGACCAGGACGTGCTGCAGGAGTCCATCATCCCGGCGCTGGTGAAAGCCGGCATGCCCACCTTTCCGATACCGGGGTCCGATACGGCCCCGGTGGCGGCGCGCGACACCGCCGCCGGCAAGGCCTTCCAGGGCTGGCTGCTGGACATGCTGGAGTGGACGCTGGACGTGCGCCCCGCGCCGGAAACATTGGAAACCGCGATGGCGGGTGGTGCCGCCCCGGGCGGGAACGCGCACAAGAGCCTCAGATTGCCCGGTGGCCTGCTCGCCGCCGCCGAGGACGGTGCGGCCAGCGCGGCAGGCAAGGACAGCGGGGGCGGCGCCATCGATGCGGCAGATGCCGGCGCCCAGGACGTCGACAGGGCCGGCGGCAATGGCGTTTACGCCGGTACGCCCGCGCACGACCCGGAGATCATCCATCCCACCATCATCCCGCTGACCCCGCGCGAACCGCGTGACCTGCCTACCCTGTTGGGGCGCCGGCTACGCAAATGGCACAAGCAGGTGCTGGCGGAAGGCCAGCGGTTCGCCGAACTGGATATCCCGACGCGCCACGATCTGCGCAAACGCGCCAAGCGCCTGCGCTACGGCCTGAGCTTCGCGGAATCCCTGCTGCCGGCGAACCGGATGCGCGACTACCGGCGCCGCCTGGCGGCGGTGCAGGACGTGTTGGGCGAGATGAACGATCTGTCGGTCGCGCATGATCTGTATCGCCAGTGGAGCAGCCGCCATCCGCAGGCGTGGTTCGCCCTGGGCTGGATCAGCGCCAGGCAGGAAAAGCTGACCGGCGAGGCCCAGCGGGCTTTCGCCAAGCTGGGCGCGGCGAAGCGATTCTGGCGATAA
- a CDS encoding MOSC N-terminal beta barrel domain-containing protein, with product MSTRYHPVAHCGGLDDPRAADYDRRWLAVNSGGQWITRDACPKLADISVELRFGYLVLRAPGMLRIDIPLDVIEDDDSVRTAVLVGQQAVDVVDEGELAAAWISNYTGIPCRLMKVHPDMGPVDWPE from the coding sequence ATGAGCACTCGATACCATCCCGTCGCGCACTGCGGCGGCCTGGACGATCCACGCGCCGCCGACTACGACCGCCGCTGGCTGGCGGTGAACTCCGGCGGACAATGGATCACGCGCGACGCCTGTCCGAAGCTGGCGGACATTTCGGTCGAACTGCGTTTCGGCTACCTGGTGCTGCGCGCGCCCGGCATGTTGCGCATCGATATCCCGCTGGATGTCATCGAGGACGACGACAGCGTGCGTACCGCCGTGCTGGTCGGCCAGCAGGCCGTCGACGTCGTCGACGAAGGCGAACTCGCGGCAGCATGGATATCCAATTACACGGGAATTCCATGCCGCTTGATGAAGGTGCATCCGGACATGGGGCCCGTCGACTGGCCGGAGTAA
- the ftsY gene encoding signal recognition particle-docking protein FtsY, giving the protein MLNFFKKKSPAPAPEPAQAPQPAEPAGRDSQDHVPPATAPEAAPRLPDEHAPWPAARVEPAIDLGGTSARVPGAGTAGVSAAPAPAVATPGPGTSSVAAPTPLAVPAAPPDLPSAATPAQTTSAAAPVEQAGKKSWLQRLKQGLSRTGQSIGGLFVGVKVDENLFEELETALIMADAGVEATETLLNALRARVKKERIEDAARVREVLRQILADHLRPLERRFELGRAAPLVIMIAGVNGAGKTTSIGKLANTFQQQGASVLLAAGDTFRAAARQQLMEWGARNNVTVIAQEGGDPAAVAFDAVNAGRARGVGVVMVDTAGRLPTQLHLMEELKKIRRVVGKADPAAPHEVLLVVDGNTGQNALAQIRAFDAAINLTGLVVTKLDGTAKGGTLAAVAAGSQGVRPVPVYWIGVGEGLEDLQPFVADEFAAALLGMSN; this is encoded by the coding sequence ATGCTGAATTTCTTCAAGAAAAAATCCCCCGCGCCCGCCCCTGAGCCCGCGCAGGCTCCCCAGCCTGCCGAGCCGGCCGGCCGCGACTCCCAGGATCACGTCCCGCCCGCCACGGCGCCCGAAGCCGCGCCGCGGCTTCCGGATGAGCACGCCCCGTGGCCGGCGGCCAGGGTGGAACCCGCCATCGACCTGGGCGGCACGTCCGCGCGGGTTCCGGGCGCCGGTACCGCGGGCGTATCCGCCGCGCCGGCGCCTGCCGTGGCGACGCCCGGACCAGGGACGTCCAGCGTAGCCGCGCCGACACCGCTGGCGGTGCCGGCGGCGCCCCCGGACCTGCCTTCCGCCGCGACGCCGGCTCAGACCACGTCCGCCGCGGCTCCGGTCGAGCAGGCCGGCAAAAAATCCTGGCTGCAGCGCCTCAAGCAGGGCCTGTCGCGTACCGGCCAGAGCATCGGCGGCCTGTTCGTCGGCGTCAAGGTCGACGAAAACCTGTTCGAGGAACTGGAAACGGCGCTCATTATGGCCGATGCCGGCGTTGAAGCCACCGAGACGCTGTTGAACGCGCTGCGCGCCCGCGTCAAGAAAGAGCGCATCGAAGACGCCGCCCGAGTGCGCGAAGTACTGCGCCAGATCCTGGCCGACCATCTGCGGCCGCTGGAACGCCGGTTCGAGCTGGGCCGGGCGGCCCCGCTGGTGATCATGATCGCCGGCGTGAACGGCGCCGGCAAGACGACCTCCATCGGCAAACTGGCCAACACCTTCCAGCAGCAGGGCGCCAGCGTGCTGCTGGCCGCTGGGGATACCTTCCGCGCCGCCGCCCGCCAGCAATTGATGGAATGGGGCGCCCGCAACAATGTCACGGTGATCGCCCAGGAAGGCGGCGACCCCGCCGCGGTGGCATTCGATGCCGTCAACGCCGGCCGCGCCCGGGGCGTGGGGGTGGTGATGGTCGATACCGCCGGGCGCCTGCCGACGCAGTTGCACCTGATGGAAGAACTCAAGAAGATCCGCCGTGTCGTCGGCAAGGCCGATCCCGCGGCGCCCCATGAAGTGCTGCTGGTGGTCGACGGCAATACGGGCCAGAACGCCCTGGCGCAGATACGGGCCTTCGATGCGGCGATCAATCTGACCGGCCTGGTGGTGACCAAGCTGGACGGCACGGCCAAGGGCGGCACGCTGGCCGCGGTGGCCGCCGGCAGCCAGGGGGTACGCCCGGTTCCGGTCTACTGGATAGGGGTGGGCGAAGGCCTGGAAGACCTCCAGCCCTTCGTCGCCGACGAGTTCGCCGCCGCCTTGCTGGGCATGTCGAACTGA
- the coaD gene encoding pantetheine-phosphate adenylyltransferase, protein MIIAVYPGTFDPLTRGHEDLVRRAAALFDEVVVGVAHSRNKKPFFNIEERVAIAREVLGHYPNVRVESFGGLLKDFVREQNGRVIVRGLRAVSDFEYEFQMAGMNRHLLPDVETLFMTPSDQYQFISGTIVREIAQLGGDVSKFVFPSVERWLQEKAKVHREQSWPR, encoded by the coding sequence ATGATCATCGCTGTTTACCCCGGCACATTCGACCCGCTCACCCGCGGTCACGAGGACCTCGTACGGCGCGCCGCCGCGCTGTTCGACGAGGTCGTGGTCGGCGTTGCCCATAGCCGCAACAAGAAGCCCTTTTTCAATATCGAAGAACGCGTCGCGATCGCGCGCGAAGTCCTCGGCCACTACCCCAATGTGCGCGTCGAGAGCTTCGGCGGCCTGCTGAAGGATTTCGTGCGCGAACAGAATGGCCGCGTGATCGTGCGCGGCCTGCGCGCCGTGTCCGACTTCGAATATGAATTCCAGATGGCGGGCATGAATCGTCACCTGCTGCCGGACGTCGAAACGCTGTTCATGACGCCGTCCGACCAATACCAGTTCATTTCCGGCACCATCGTGCGCGAGATCGCTCAACTGGGCGGGGACGTCAGCAAATTCGTCTTCCCTTCGGTCGAGCGTTGGCTGCAGGAAAAAGCCAAGGTGCACCGCGAGCAGAGCTGGCCTCGATGA
- the rsmD gene encoding 16S rRNA (guanine(966)-N(2))-methyltransferase RsmD — translation MTTKYIRIVGGQYRRTPIAVIDTAGLRPTPDRVRETLFNWLHYFWDGDFAGKSVLDLFAGSGALGFEAASRGVAHVQMVERDKAALAALRAVRDKLGASQIRIHAGDAMEVLRRMDASRYDLVLLDPPFNQGWLERVAPLLPGVLAEDALVYVESEAELPQDVLAAPQFEMLRKDRAGAVHYALLRFAAMQK, via the coding sequence ATGACGACCAAGTATATTCGCATCGTCGGCGGCCAATACCGGCGCACGCCGATTGCAGTGATCGATACGGCCGGGCTGCGGCCGACACCGGACCGGGTCCGCGAAACGCTGTTCAACTGGCTGCACTATTTCTGGGATGGCGACTTCGCCGGCAAAAGCGTGCTGGATCTGTTCGCCGGCAGTGGCGCGCTGGGCTTCGAGGCCGCTTCGCGCGGCGTGGCGCACGTGCAGATGGTGGAACGCGACAAGGCCGCCCTGGCCGCCCTGCGCGCCGTCCGCGACAAGCTGGGCGCCAGCCAGATACGCATCCACGCGGGCGATGCCATGGAAGTCCTGCGTCGCATGGACGCGTCGCGCTACGACCTGGTGCTGCTGGATCCGCCATTCAACCAGGGCTGGCTGGAACGGGTCGCGCCCCTGCTGCCGGGCGTCCTGGCCGAAGATGCGCTGGTGTACGTCGAAAGCGAAGCCGAGCTGCCGCAGGACGTGCTGGCCGCTCCACAATTCGAAATGTTGCGTAAGGACCGTGCCGGTGCTGTCCACTATGCGCTACTACGGTTTGCTGCAATGCAGAAATAG
- the ribBA gene encoding bifunctional 3,4-dihydroxy-2-butanone-4-phosphate synthase/GTP cyclohydrolase II, which translates to MSAQLTPAASAAEAESFGIASVAEIIAELRAGRIVILVDEEDRENEGDLVMAAEFVTPEAINFMVTHGRGLVCLTLTEERCRQLDLPLMATRNGTRFGTNFTVSIEAAEGVETGISAADRARTIRVAVARDAKPADLVQPGHIFPVRAVPGGVLVRAGHTEAGCDLTAMAGLTPAAVICEILKPDGTMARLPDLVAFAQAHDLKIGTIADLIQYRSEHESIIQRLGERPMRTPWGTFRSVAYRDTATQSIHLALVHGDIDPQRETLVRVHEPASLLDVLDMGASQHSWGVAQALQTIATAPAGVVVLMNCQAGGEHLSDQIAAWGEPASGARDESRADRVGLRTYGIGAQILRDLNVGQMKLLARPRRMPSMAGFALSITGYDCDPPASPVR; encoded by the coding sequence ATGTCCGCCCAGCTTACTCCCGCCGCGTCCGCCGCCGAAGCCGAATCCTTCGGCATCGCCTCGGTCGCCGAAATCATCGCCGAGCTGCGCGCCGGGCGCATCGTCATTCTGGTCGACGAAGAAGACCGGGAAAACGAAGGCGACCTGGTCATGGCGGCGGAATTCGTCACGCCGGAGGCCATCAACTTCATGGTCACCCACGGCCGCGGCCTGGTCTGCCTGACGCTGACGGAAGAACGCTGTCGCCAGCTGGACCTGCCGCTGATGGCCACCCGCAACGGCACTCGCTTTGGCACCAATTTCACCGTGTCGATCGAGGCCGCGGAAGGCGTGGAAACCGGCATTTCGGCCGCCGACCGCGCCCGCACCATACGCGTGGCCGTGGCGCGCGACGCCAAGCCGGCCGATCTGGTGCAGCCTGGCCATATCTTCCCCGTACGCGCCGTGCCTGGCGGCGTCCTGGTCCGGGCCGGCCATACCGAAGCCGGCTGCGACCTGACCGCCATGGCGGGCCTGACCCCGGCCGCCGTCATCTGCGAAATCCTGAAGCCGGACGGCACGATGGCGCGCCTGCCCGACCTGGTGGCGTTCGCCCAGGCGCACGACCTGAAGATAGGCACCATCGCCGACCTGATCCAGTACCGCAGCGAGCACGAATCCATCATCCAGCGGCTGGGCGAGCGCCCGATGCGTACGCCGTGGGGCACCTTCCGCTCGGTTGCGTATCGCGACACCGCCACGCAATCCATCCACCTGGCCCTGGTGCACGGCGACATCGACCCGCAGCGCGAAACCCTGGTGCGGGTGCACGAACCCGCGTCGCTGCTGGATGTCCTGGACATGGGCGCCAGCCAGCACAGCTGGGGCGTGGCGCAGGCCCTGCAGACCATCGCCACCGCGCCGGCCGGCGTGGTGGTGCTGATGAATTGCCAGGCGGGCGGCGAACACCTGTCCGACCAGATCGCCGCCTGGGGCGAGCCCGCCAGTGGCGCCAGGGACGAATCCCGCGCCGACCGCGTGGGGCTGCGCACCTATGGCATCGGCGCCCAGATCCTGCGCGACCTGAACGTCGGCCAGATGAAATTGCTGGCGCGGCCGCGCCGGATGCCCAGCATGGCGGGCTTCGCCCTGTCGATTACAGGTTACGATTGCGACCCTCCCGCGTCCCCGGTACGCTAG
- the ribH gene encoding 6,7-dimethyl-8-ribityllumazine synthase encodes MNPYTLSPDMNGEGLHIGIVRARFNEEIGQAEQEACLEELAKLGVDERDVMLVSVPGALELGVTLARMAETYEFDALIALGAVIRGETYHFEVVSNEMAAAITRISVETGIPIANGVLTVDTDEQAEARAPGKGRDCAQVAVEMANLIAALEPEEDDEDEEEEDEDFDEEEDDDNRR; translated from the coding sequence ATGAATCCCTACACCTTATCCCCCGACATGAACGGCGAGGGGCTGCACATCGGCATCGTCCGCGCCCGGTTCAACGAGGAGATCGGCCAGGCCGAACAGGAAGCTTGCCTGGAAGAACTGGCCAAGCTGGGTGTCGACGAACGCGACGTCATGCTGGTTTCCGTGCCGGGTGCGCTGGAACTGGGCGTCACGCTGGCGCGCATGGCCGAAACCTATGAATTCGACGCCCTGATCGCACTGGGCGCGGTGATCCGTGGGGAAACCTACCATTTCGAGGTCGTCAGCAACGAAATGGCCGCCGCGATCACCCGTATTTCCGTGGAAACCGGCATCCCCATCGCCAACGGCGTGTTGACGGTCGATACCGACGAACAGGCCGAAGCCCGCGCGCCTGGCAAGGGCCGCGACTGCGCCCAGGTCGCCGTCGAGATGGCCAACCTGATCGCCGCCCTCGAACCCGAAGAAGACGACGAGGACGAGGAAGAAGAGGACGAAGATTTCGACGAAGAAGAAGACGATGACAACCGCCGCTGA
- a CDS encoding AsmA family protein, with translation MKKWTKRISIGVAAVLALAVAAAAVFLLTFDPNAYKDRLQAWVQERYHRTLTIEGDIDATLFPRLGLTLQGVTLSEPNSSDTFASMETARMSVAIWPLLSRHIILDHASFSGVKARVVRDKQGRLNFQDLLGEPRQPRQATPEPADQDRSSGPAPTIDIAGLDIKDGEIQLQDDAHGRALVISQLNARTGRMRIDEPFDASVSAHVQGANPRVDTDIAGKAVVRLDPEAQRYEVRGLDLKVSGQLPDANARNLTARGNLNYDGKSGVLDANAIELVFQGDIANVEGGTASADASLAAERLRADPASGAILASKVAVRAKGTLPRGPFEFAADAPALDVSPTAASGDAISARVRIAGPDSVDARLAIDGISGNSSNLSVAQAKVAADIKQGGRGWNVSAASPVTLDLRQRAGAMPTMAGELVVTAPGLPGGAMRVPYTGALRADLTKKSAEVALDAQVEGGKLTLTADATQLGAKPAVRFALNADTLDLDKLLPDAAARPSTTPATSGPGTAPAAPAAPNAAPAAAAQPAAGAAGPAPATAGASAGAAPPATAGVAAGAPPSAPASGAASAAVPAQTAAAQPGAIDLSALIGPTAQGTVKAGRLVAQGVTMQNLAASVKLAQGKLDVTPLTANLYNGKLAGSLALDATRDNALTTRFTLDGVAMGPLLTDLTKRSSLTGVGSVSANLSTHGARSTAMRDNLAGTLQLRLREGAIKGFDVARSLRELKQLILGGKGAASDDVAADTSRETTFTRMDADLAIAAGVATIKKLDVASPVIRLSEGSPAIIDLPKGTLDVVANVRLADPPPVDMRELRGVAVPVHVAGPYDQLRYRVDWRSVAGDAVTRTLERALGGKGADQQDNESRRDRLRDLGKMLKGITGK, from the coding sequence ATGAAGAAGTGGACCAAACGCATATCGATAGGCGTGGCGGCCGTGCTCGCCCTGGCCGTCGCGGCGGCCGCGGTCTTTCTGTTGACCTTCGATCCCAACGCCTACAAGGACCGCCTGCAGGCCTGGGTGCAGGAGCGTTATCACCGCACGCTGACCATAGAGGGGGACATCGATGCCACGCTGTTCCCGCGCCTGGGGCTGACGCTTCAGGGCGTCACGCTATCGGAGCCCAATAGCAGCGATACGTTCGCGTCGATGGAAACGGCGCGCATGTCCGTGGCGATATGGCCGCTGCTGTCGCGCCATATTATCCTGGACCACGCGAGCTTCAGTGGCGTGAAGGCACGCGTGGTGCGGGACAAGCAGGGCAGGCTGAATTTCCAGGATCTGCTGGGCGAACCCAGGCAGCCGCGTCAGGCGACGCCCGAGCCGGCGGACCAGGACCGCTCGTCCGGTCCCGCGCCCACCATCGATATCGCCGGACTGGATATCAAGGATGGCGAAATCCAGTTGCAGGACGACGCCCACGGACGCGCGCTGGTCATTTCGCAGCTGAACGCGCGGACGGGCCGCATGCGCATCGACGAACCCTTCGACGCCAGCGTGTCGGCGCACGTCCAGGGCGCCAATCCGAGGGTCGACACGGACATCGCGGGCAAGGCCGTCGTGCGCCTGGATCCCGAAGCCCAGCGCTACGAAGTGCGCGGGCTGGACCTGAAGGTGTCCGGCCAATTGCCTGACGCCAACGCCCGCAACCTGACCGCGCGCGGCAACCTGAACTATGACGGCAAGAGCGGGGTGCTGGACGCCAACGCGATCGAGCTGGTGTTCCAGGGCGATATCGCCAATGTGGAAGGCGGGACGGCCAGCGCCGACGCCAGCCTGGCGGCGGAACGCCTGCGCGCCGATCCGGCCAGTGGCGCCATCCTGGCGTCCAAGGTGGCGGTCCGCGCCAAGGGCACGCTGCCGCGCGGCCCGTTCGAATTCGCCGCCGATGCGCCGGCCCTGGATGTTTCGCCCACGGCGGCTTCCGGTGATGCCATCAGCGCGCGCGTGCGGATCGCCGGTCCGGATAGCGTGGATGCGCGGCTGGCCATCGACGGGATCAGCGGCAACAGCAGCAATCTTTCCGTCGCGCAGGCGAAGGTCGCTGCCGATATCAAGCAGGGGGGCCGCGGCTGGAACGTCAGCGCCGCGTCGCCCGTGACGCTGGACCTGCGCCAGCGCGCCGGCGCCATGCCGACGATGGCGGGCGAATTGGTCGTCACCGCGCCGGGCCTGCCGGGCGGCGCCATGCGCGTGCCGTATACGGGCGCGCTGCGGGCCGACCTGACGAAGAAGTCGGCGGAGGTTGCGCTGGATGCGCAGGTGGAGGGCGGCAAGCTGACCTTGACGGCGGATGCCACGCAGCTGGGCGCCAAGCCGGCGGTCCGTTTCGCATTGAATGCCGATACGCTGGATCTGGACAAGCTGTTGCCGGACGCGGCGGCCCGGCCATCGACGACGCCGGCCACTTCCGGGCCGGGAACCGCGCCCGCCGCGCCCGCTGCTCCGAACGCCGCGCCTGCGGCGGCCGCCCAGCCGGCCGCCGGTGCGGCAGGCCCGGCGCCCGCCACGGCCGGCGCTTCGGCCGGCGCCGCGCCGCCGGCGACGGCGGGTGTTGCCGCCGGAGCGCCCCCGTCCGCGCCGGCATCCGGCGCCGCGTCCGCGGCCGTACCCGCGCAAACCGCGGCGGCCCAGCCGGGCGCCATCGACCTGTCTGCCCTGATCGGGCCGACCGCGCAGGGCACCGTCAAGGCGGGCCGCCTCGTCGCGCAGGGGGTCACCATGCAGAACCTCGCGGCCAGCGTCAAACTGGCGCAGGGCAAGCTGGACGTCACTCCGCTCACGGCCAATCTCTACAACGGCAAGCTGGCCGGCAGCCTGGCCCTGGACGCGACGCGCGACAACGCGCTCACCACGCGCTTCACGCTGGATGGCGTGGCCATGGGCCCGTTGCTGACCGACCTGACCAAGCGATCCTCGCTGACCGGCGTGGGCAGCGTATCGGCGAACCTGAGCACCCATGGCGCCCGGTCCACGGCCATGCGCGACAACCTGGCGGGCACCCTCCAGTTGCGGTTGCGCGAAGGCGCCATCAAGGGCTTCGACGTGGCCCGCTCCTTGCGCGAGCTGAAGCAGTTGATACTCGGCGGCAAGGGCGCTGCGTCCGACGACGTCGCGGCCGATACGTCGCGCGAAACCACCTTCACCCGCATGGATGCCGACCTGGCGATTGCGGCGGGCGTGGCCACCATCAAGAAGCTGGACGTCGCGTCGCCGGTGATACGCTTGAGCGAAGGTTCACCGGCCATCATCGACCTGCCCAAGGGCACACTGGATGTCGTCGCGAACGTGCGGCTGGCCGATCCGCCGCCCGTGGATATGCGCGAGTTGCGCGGCGTGGCGGTGCCGGTGCATGTGGCCGGCCCGTACGACCAGTTGCGGTATCGGGTGGACTGGCGATCCGTGGCGGGCGACGCCGTCACGCGGACGCTGGAGCGCGCGCTGGGCGGCAAGGGCGCCGATCAGCAGGACAACGAATCGCGCCGGGATCGCTTGCGCGACCTAGGCAAGATGCTTAAGGGGATAACCGGGAAATGA
- a CDS encoding YfhL family 4Fe-4S dicluster ferredoxin — translation MALTITEECINCDVCEPQCPNEAISMGDDYYVIDPDKCTECVGHHDEPQCKVVCPVECIEIHPQWQEGQEALMAKYRRLTGHA, via the coding sequence ATGGCTCTGACGATCACTGAAGAATGCATCAACTGCGACGTATGCGAGCCGCAGTGTCCCAACGAAGCCATTTCGATGGGCGATGACTATTACGTCATCGATCCCGACAAGTGCACGGAATGCGTGGGGCATCATGACGAGCCGCAGTGCAAGGTGGTCTGTCCGGTGGAATGCATAGAGATCCACCCGCAGTGGCAGGAAGGCCAGGAAGCGCTGATGGCGAAATACCGGCGCCTGACCGGCCACGCCTAG